GAGCGTTGCCAAACACAAAAACAGCACATGGAATGACCAGCTAACATTTTGACTATTATCACATTGAGTCCAAGAACAATAAACTTCAAGCTATCTCAGCATTTGTCATTCATCATATGACCaacattttttgtttacaataaaaatataaaaatattgtttttcaaaaatctcaaacaGAACCATTGATTTCCTTACCTGGACAACGGCCAGCTCCACTTTATTTAATTCTTCCCCCAACATTTTATTCTCTAACTTCATAAACTGTAATTTCTCTTTCAAATGGGTCAATACCTCCACGgtgcttttgatttttttctttaatttttgtagtTCCTGAAAAacgaaaaatggaagaaaaaatactTTGGCATTTCCAGTGCATTACTCCTTCATAACTTGATGCTAATTACCATAcacacaatgtaaataatgtaaataatgaaataactttgGTTGTAGATAATGAATCTTTTGCTCCCTGCCCAGAatatttgaggggagggggtggATGGTCAAAGAATAGGAAATCTtttgttgaagaaaataaaataaacatttttgtcAAATAATCCTTaaggatagtagtagtagtagtagtagtagtagtagtagtagtagtagtatatttacCTCATtcctttcttcaattttttcattatatgtttgatTTTCAATTTTCAGTTGTTCAAAATCAATCAAATGCAAACCTTCAGCAAGTTCCTCCtaccaacaaacaaacaccaaCCATCATAATACACAGAGATAATACCATTcagcccatttaaaaaaaaaaattcttcaatatgTAACATTGGTGAAGcaattatttagatatttacaaagtgaaaacagaaattaaataatcatttatttaagtCACAGTTTCTGTATACAATAACTTCATTAATTGTAGGTTTATAACAGACCTGGTTTGATTATTGGGGAGTTtagttgattccatcaaccccaaAATTTGAATTGTGCTTTATCTTActgacccccacccccaacaaaagaataaaaggctaagttgaccttggcaggattgaaattcaaatgtaaacaatcaaAAGAAACATTACAAGACATTTTCTTTTCCAATCCTCTTAAAAAaaccataaacacaccaacaccactgattgtcaagcagtggtggaggacaaacatagataagatacacacatacatatatatatatgacgggcttctttcagtctccacctACTAAATTCACTCGCAAGTCTTTGGCTGGCTCatggttatagaagaagacacttgcccaagatgccatgcagtgggactgaaaccagaaccatgcacttgggaaacaaacttcttaccacacagtgagatATACTAAGATCAAACTTATTATATTcgtttttattcctttacttgttccaTCTCCTAGgttgtggccgtgctggagcactgccatatGTTGGTGTACAATCTGCAATAATATTTTAGTAACATCATGCGTGGGTTGCTGCCAGAGTTGCCTGAGTGACTCCCTGtatcggtggcacgtaaaaagccccatccgaacgtggctgaggtcagtgctgcctgactggctcccatgccagtggcacggaaaaagcactcactacactctcggagtggttggcattagaagggcatccagctgtggaaacattGCCAAAACACTcaattggagcctagtgcagttCTCTGctttgctagctcctgtcaagccatccaacccatgccagcatggaaggcagacagtaaatgatgatgagatgattatatatacatatacatatatatatatatatatatatatatatatatatatatatatatatatatatatatatatttccatgccggtggcacgtaaaaagcacccactgcactttcggagtggttggggttaggaagagcatcaagctgtagaaactctgccagatcagattggagcctggcgcaacCTACTGGcctgccagtcttcagtcaaaccgtccaacccatgccagcatggaaaatggatgttaaatgatgatgatgatgatgatgaaactgaacTCCTGAAACAATTGTACAAGAGAAGATCAATTCCcaacttttgttttaattttcattgtgTCTAGCAAGAATGCTTCCaccaatattttcaattattcacTTGATAGCTTAGTCACCAGAGGAAGGGCAATGTCCCTGACAATTAGACTAGCAGAAGGGCAATTCTGAAAATTGGACCAGTCAAAAGGCAGATCCTTTGATGCTTTGGCAGGAAGAAGAGCAACATCTCTGAAAATTTGGTGGAGAGAAAGGCAATGGTTCTGACAATTTGGCTGGGAAaccatttctcttttattctcttcttttcaaACAATTCTACCAAACTTACCGTTGATTTCAACTGTTGTTCCTTTTTCTTCAATTTgttcttcagttttatattttccaaTCGAATATTTGAAACTTCAGTCTGTCTCTTCTTCTCTGCTTCCAAATATTGTTCAACATCCTGTAAAAGAACGCTGACTGTGTAAGTTCTAAGAAATATAGAATACATGTAACCCAGTGAATTACTGCTATCATGCTATTAAACTAATGCAATACCCACTAGCTTTTAAATTCAATGAGTATATtataacccttttgatgccaacctgctTGAGATCACCTTTGGTTCTACAACCTGTTTTggaataatctaaattaaaatcttccgtcaaaatttcctgttaatttttcTTCTAAAGACCATTTTGGTAAtataaagttatttcattaaattctttgttatttaccaaattgaaacaaagacaatgtatttcaacaggaaaATGGTAACAAAAGTTTTAAAGGTTTAATGATACNNNNNNNNNNNNNNNNNNNNNNNNNNNNNNNNNNNNNNNNNNNNNNNNNNNNNNNNNNNNNNNNNNNNNNNNNNNNNNNNNNNNNNNNNNNNNNNNNNNNNNNNNNNNNNNNNNNNNNNNNNNNNNNNNNNNNNNNNNNNNNNNNNNNNNNcaatgtatttcaacaggaaaATGGTAACAAAAGTTTTAAAGGTTTAATGATACTAATTGCATAGCCTGTCATCATCTCAGTTCCATAAGACATAAAAATAGCCAAAGTGATGACAGAAATTATACAATAatagtgattatgatggtgatggtaatcaTAGTgtttatggtggtagtggtggtggtggtggtgttgctgctgctgctgggaaaggttgttgttattgtgtacaTAGAGCCACTACATATTTGtttgacctattagaaatagcagccaaacttcctaCAAACTTCACCCTACCATGTTAAAAGGATATACCGGATAACTCACTTTTGGATAAAGTATGAGAAGACAgtataggatggtcatggttagaatgtcagTCAGATGGTAAAGACAGGTCACAGAAAGCTATTATAGGGATGCTAGTGGTGggggcaatgatgatgatgatgatgatgatagcaatgacaataagaacaacagcatAAAATCTTCCTTTCACCAAATGAATACGATTCCAAAATGGAATCTGTTCTGTCTTTGGAATCATGTTGAATGTGttgtagaaaaacaaagacaaaaacaatccCTATTTCCTCACCATTTTGGGTATTTGCTGTCCTGTTCGGCTATTTATGGCACAGGTAGCAACCTCTTTCTTGAATTCATAGAGTTTCATCAACTCActgtcaactttttctttcttctctgaaCATTTCTGCTTCAGATCTTCGATATATTGATAGTGCCGGTCTTTTTCAGCTATTTCTTGCTCCTGTAAGTCTTCTATTTGTGCtgtaaacataaattaacagaTTTGAATTTCTCAGACGGCTCTTCAGGAGTAATTGATAGTTTCTGTTTCTTGGGGACTTTAATCAGGGAAAGAGGGAACTGCAAAAGCATAGGGGCCAgagaaagaatggagaaaaaaGAAGTTTGGCAAAAATTCAGCCCCTGCTGGcaaaataatacattttcatctttgaatgaagggcagattgtatgaggCAGGGGTCCAATGAATAATACAGTAGAATATGGATAATGGATGCAAGTAAAGGGCAAAGATTATTAAGAAATGAGATGAGGTTGCTCCAGCGGGATGTGGAACTCAAACAAGTGAGAGAAAATCTGGGAATAAAAGAAACTAGATGCAGGATATAAGTGAGAAGATGATTGTGTTGGTAGAGAGGATGAGGTAATTGGGGGTGGGGCGGGACTAAGGGATGTCAAGCAATCCTGGTGGAAAGAATctacaaaaaaggaaaataagtctGACAAAATGGTGATGGAACCTAATGAAAGAGATGATGAAGAACAAAAGATGAGGTACAATGCTGGAGAAAATTTATCTCAGTATGGACATGAATGGGAGTAAAGTtggaaatttgtgtgtgtgcatgttcatatgtggaggcacaatggcccagtggttagggcagcggactcgcggtcataggattgcagtttcgattcccagactgggcgttgtgagtgtttattgagcgaaaacacctaaagctccatgaggctctggcaggggatggtggcgaactctgctgtactcttccaccacaactttctctcactcttacttcctgcttctgttgtgcctgtaattcaaagggcagcctcgtcacactgtgtcacgctgaatctccccgagaattacgttaagggtacacgtgtctgtggagtgctcagccacttgcacattaatttcacgagcaggctgttctgttgatcggatcaactggaaccctcgacatcgtaagcgatggagtgccaacaacaacaacaagcatgttcatatgtatgtttgtgtgtacgtatctaagtatatctatgtgtatgtatgtcatagtGTTATTgataacatgtaacccagtacaacctgtcacatGACAGGCCGTCAGTGACTCAATTGGCAACCCTATCAAACTTGCTTGGCAAGGAGGGTGGCTTTGTTCGACACCCAGCAGGACTAGAAACAAAACTTGTCAAAGGGTAGATGTACTCAGTCTAATCAATGATCATCCAACATCTGGGAACGAGAGAGTCTCctagtctttgtttagacatctctCTAGGAAGAACAAAAAACTCTCATGAAACACCTTTGTTTGCATCCATTACTGTGGAATGGTTCTTCTTTTTTGGGGAccaatatatatgttgtttaaagGGTAGGATTGAACCTGTGCAGGGCCTTTCCTCACTTTGAAAATCGTAAGATTCAAGCATCACTTGATTCTTAATATCCCTATTAAGTGTTTGCATGGTGTGGCTGGCTGGCGCCAAGAAAGGAAAAACGTTTAAGGAAAAGTTCCATGATGAAATGAAGGAATGGTAAGCTCTCTGAATGTCTGCTGCAAGAGGCACCCATTGTTGTTGCATTCAGGTAAAAGTGTGTTGGTCCCTAGCAGAAGAGAAAAGTCACATCAATTACTGCTCATATTTTAGAGAACAATCAAGCAATGGCATGGCTCAATCAGCCCACAACCACCATTCgctcatttatatatgcatacaaatttgtatgtgtatgtatgtatgaatatatgtatgcatgtatgtatgtatgaatttatgtatgtatgcaccaaaTATATCTGGAGTTTAAAGGATGACATTATTAACAATTATAAAATCAATTGATCAATTATagaatacacatgcattcatggtTCCAGAAGGTGTAATCTTTGTCTTGCAGACAAATACAACATCCTATTACAGCCATTTATAATTTTGAACAAAAGATCTGAATTTGCGATTTCCTGCAAACCTTCATCAGAATTTATTAAGGAATTTCCAGATACCAACCAGTCAGAGTAGTCAACTCTTCacataatagaattaaaataccTTGGCAATTATTCACCAACACTAAAACTGCATTAACAATAATCTTCTTCAACATAGAGAAGAAAGGACTATTTAGTCTTGCTGAGTAGAAGGCAGCCTCACAAACTGTGGTgctacaataaaatgcacccagcacactcaaTAAAGTTCATGGTGTTAAGAAGAGCAGCCATTCACAGAAACTGTGTTTAACGCTTTAGCATTTTAACTGACCATATAAggccaaaatattccacttgttttatgttcaaactgacccaATTTGACttcttgcacctaccctacaatgtcattctgaaagtaaacaatcacatatttgaaatcttaaagctacaagatgatgcaaGATTAACTGAAAACGATGGTAATAAATAatccttacatttgacagaataatccgaatgctgaaggattaaaatgtAGAGCTCAATATTTTATAcctgaaaataagatggaatggtcaGCACTAGAACACCAGGGCCGATCTGGTGAATTGGAACAAATACCTTTCAGTATTTAATTCCAGTTCCttagattgtgagttcaaacctTAACAgaattgactttgtttttcatcttaaTGAGATTAATAATCAAGAAGTAGGCATGTTTTAGGAGCAACTTTCAAAGAGATTGTGGTAACCTCATTCTGATTTGTGACATTGGGAAATTAATTAGTTCAAGTTGTTGTTTAGAACAAGGTTAGTCACTTCAGATGTTCCATGAAAACAACCCAATACCACATTACTAATGTGTTCTTTTTATCTCAGATGATACAATATGATTTGAGtgagttttggctgttatttctagcgattTCTACCAACAATGTCAAGGCTCACTGTTGGTTCcttatgattaaaaaacaaaaataaagcaaccaTACCCATCAGTTTCAGGTAGCGCTCCTCTTGGTCTGCATTGCTTTTTGTCTCAATGTGAGTATCATCAGCTTTCTTCTTCTTAAAGAATTCCGCCAGTTTTTGCTGTATATGGGAATTCCGAACTTGTAGTTCCTCCAAGACATTTATTGCTGCCTGCAATAAACAAAGTTATTCCAACATTGTGGAATGATAGAATTTAGAGAAGTTACCAAAAGCCAGTTGAATGTGGAATGGTACTTAAGCCTGGGAACAGAGGGCGCAAAAGCACCGGCTaaaatttgggggtggggtggggggagagtGGCAAAGAAAACACGTTTGGATGTAGGTTTGTGGaccctaagcaaatttcattcctgcATTTATGGAATGGTACAAAGATGGAGAGAAACTGGAATAAATTAATGAGTAGAGGAAGATGCAGAGATGAAAGTCTTGAACAAGACAACATCACTGAGGGGAGAAGTGTTGTTTGGTGGATGAGGCAGAAAAGGAAATATTGATGAAGTGTAGGGGGTGGAGAGGAAGAAGGGGGACAGATGTTAGTGGGAGAAGGACAAAATCATTAAGGATGTTAGTTGGGGGATGAATCACaatgttgtaagttcaaattcaaaTGAAGTCAACTTAAGCCTTAATCCACCCACGGGGCAATAAGGTCAGGTACCAGGCCATGGAAGGGAGTCAGCATGATTGTAAGATCATCAGAGAAAGtcctttgtggtatttgttccatctctttgtgttctgagtcctTGGCTGGTAGACGAAATTAATTCAGGTCCAGTTTAataccccaccccccacccaaCTTGTccttgggtacctttagcagTGTCCATTCTGTTACAAACAATCAGGCCAGGTGTCCCGTTTGAGGACCCCTTCCTCTCGTCCTTTAATCAGTCTCAGGGGTCCTAAAAGAAAGAGCTACAGCTGCTCGTCTTCTCTCCTCAACTAAGTGGTAAGAAAAATTATTCGAAAAACAATGGGGAAGGAGAAAACGAATTTCTTCttctgtttaaatttttctttctccattttcaatctctatttcttttctctctgtccaaCAATAAATTGTTCTGCATGAAAGCCACAACTCCCCTTCTTCCTTTCATATATGTTAACTGTCAATCAGTATTTCTTGTGTTGGATTATGATTGCtactgtttttgtttagccccaggccaacctcATTGAAGCAGATCAACAATCAAAGGTATTCTGCCCATGATCATCTCCTCTATCTATGAGGGCCCATTGACTAGGTAAACAGGGCAACATTTGCCCATTATTGGAAGGCTGGTCCATTGCAGGGGACCCATTTACATCTGAGTGGAGTGGggcaaggtgaaatgaagtgttttgctcaagaacacaatgtgctgcccagtctaggaattgaactcacaattgctagattgtgagtgcaacacacctaaccactagaccacacacTTTTGTGAACTCTGTTGTGGAGTGAACTGACACCCCCACATGTGACTGTCAGCAGATTGGATGAGTCTATAAATAGATGAGCCAGTTGACAGTTGTGGTCAAACTGTGAGGTCAAACTGTGAGGTCAAACTGTGAGGTCAAACTGTGAGAGTGTTAGTCTTGTGATTGATTCTGCGTTGGAGTATTGGATTGTTATTGCGTGAACGGTTATGATAAGATAACTAAGTCTTGTTACATTGCTTATTGTTATACGGTTATTTTTgttacacccacacccacacccacatcattatcatcacagacGATATAACAAATAGTAAAAAAGACACTCACTTGGTAACGAGCCATCAACATGTCTCTTTTCTGTTCGTAGTCATATGCCTCTAAATGTGTTTGTTCCAAATCttcttctacaacaacaacaacaacaacaacagtaggcAAAAACTTTAATGAAAACCACAAATAacatttacttttgaaattggtCTTTAACATTATCTCTCTGTTCCTCCAATTCCTCTGCCATACAAGGAATGGCAACATCGGAACAACAAAGAACAAGATCtccaaacatcaccatcattgttctTTTTGACATTGCATAAACAGTACCAGAGCCGGTGCCATGTGGAAAAGCACCCAGTGCCACACTCTGTGAAGTTGTTGGcatgttaggaatggcatccagtcatagaaaccatgccaaagcagacaattggagtctggtgtggCTCCTGGTCTTAAcagctcttgtgaaaccgtccaacccatgccagcacggaagacAGATGATGATGACTTTTCTATGGAAtttattgtggcagattttctgtggccagatggCCTTCCTGTTGCCAAGCAACATAGTATTTCCTTAGAGAGAATATTTGCAGTCCTAAATAACATTAAAGCCAAAAATAGGTTTAAACTGCAAACCCAAACAATCAATGCTGTGCTACATTCAAAAAGTCTTCTTTATGTTGTAAACTGCACTTTGTGCTAAATTACAAGAAGGACAACAAGGACATTGGAAGACAATGCAACCTTCTaattataaagtaaatacattaaGTATGTGTAGGTCACTTTAAAATAAAGCCCTGTATGTTATAaataataggcacaggagtggttgagtggtaagtagcttgcttaccaaccacatgcttctaggttcagtcccactgcatgtcaccttgggcaagtgtcttctactatcgcctcgggccgactaaagccttgtgagtggatttggtgaaagaaactgaaagaggcccatcatatatgtgtatatacatatgtgtgtgtgtgtttgtcaccccaacattgcttaacaatcgatgctggtatgtttacatccccgtaacttagcagttctgcaaaagagaccaatagaataagtactagtcttataaagaataagtcctgggatcgatttgttcaacagatggctgcagtcaaatgactgaaaaaataaaaaggataaaatatatattatgcatttcaattgatttataggcaaaatattacaaattaaaattttggaactttttgagtaaaatttggtacttttattttgctaaatctgGTACTTTCATCGAAATACATTTGGCAAGATTGGGTGAGAGGCAGGAAGTGTTTAAGACTAGGAAATAATGACGGGcgagaagagtgtgtgtgtgtgtgtgtgtgtgtgtgtgtgtgtgtgtgtgtgtgtgtgtgtgtgtgtgtgtgtgtgtgtgatgcagcAGGGAGAGGAGGCTGTtgaatctttcatccttttttatcctttatttgaaCTAAAGAACAATAGAGTTTCTCTCCATAACCAAAAATAGAACCAAAATCTTCCTTAATTCACACTCAAGCATTGATCAATGTGATCCTAGTTATACTGTGTCTAAaactaaaagacaggatggtcacaaatggaatgatCATAGGTCAATTTGATCAGGGTTGCCCTGAAGGTTAAACAATAGACATTACCGTATGCAATTGGTGTTTCTCCAATCTCAAGTCTTTGTTGGTACATGTCCAGATCCATCATGTCTTCCAGGTTTAATGGCTGtcagcaaaaacaaataatgacaaATTGTTTGGAATTCAAAGTTTATTACAGCAGCAACAATGGTGAAGGAATCAGAAATGGCAAAGAACAAGActaaatatttagaataatatttcacttattttcacCCTGTTCTCCCTTGAAATCCCATAATAGTATTATTGTTAGCAAGAACAACACAGTATTTCATTTTGCCATCAAAATAAACTACATTCAAGGTTTTCACGTCAATACACTTCATCTTCCCTTGTGTTAGCAGAGTAACATATTCATCTTTTCCAGTTTATTTCTATAGATTTTGGATACAATTCAGAGCCAGTACTGAAAGTTGCAATGTTTCATAAATGAATGCATCCATGTAAACAATGTGATTCTCTATCTTTGATTGCTTTATTTAAAAGACTTATTTATTTGCAATATGTCGTAATTTTCAGTTCTGGCTCTGAATTCTATTGGAAATCTATAGAGATACACTTAAAAGACAATAATATTAGTCTAATCCCCCAGAGTTAACAGATATATCTCTCATTATCATGATCGATAGCACATATTTGATATGTGATATTTTgcagttttgttgttgtcgttagttTTGCATCGAATGCACATCTTAGCCTCAGCACCAATGAATATTGTTGCTAACATGTTACAAAGTTACTGGAATGGTAagagaaaccaatatttacaataCCATCTTTTGTTGCATACATTTCACCAGCTTCAGTCGGAAACAATCCAATCACTGCCTCTTCAGcttccttttcactttctctcttctccccttcAGGCTGGCCCTCTGCTGCTTCCGTTTCTGCCACTCCTGTTGAAACTTCttctacagctgctgctgcttcccCTTCTTCACCTTCTGCTAAAGAAGACATTTTCCAACATTAACAAGaaaagcctaaccctaacccaaaagaAACCAAAGAGAACAATCGCAAGTAACCAGAGAttggttttatttcattctaatttatctttttacttgtcattagactgtggccatgctagggcactgccttgaagaatttttaggtgAATGAACCAACCtcattacttattattttttgtaaagcctggtaagttttattggtctcttttgctgaatcactaagtcaCACT
The genomic region above belongs to Octopus bimaculoides isolate UCB-OBI-ISO-001 chromosome 2, ASM119413v2, whole genome shotgun sequence and contains:
- the LOC106871089 gene encoding coiled-coil domain-containing protein 96 isoform X2, encoding MADETKDVSEGMSETDPSHDQNEENLESKQKEAGEEGHAESSTTPVAAESKPDNTEAEEMASDAANVKEIKDEDVNGTVDGAAVDGAPAEGAAEGVEGAEDDGGGGGGVVMEDGGGGGVDEKTDEQLVSEEGERKEAEAKAEASEAEEGGEQPDEPKATSQIERAEEEEAKDTEMIEDQTDEKQVKEGEEGEAAAAVEEVSTGVAETEAAEGQPEGEKRESEKEAEEAVIGLFPTEAGEMYATKDGIPLNLEDMMDLDMYQQRLEIGETPIAYEEDLEQTHLEAYDYEQKRDMLMARYQAAINVLEELQVRNSHIQQKLAEFFKKKKADDTHIETKSNADQEERYLKLMAQIEDLQEQEIAEKDRHYQYIEDLKQKCSEKKEKVDSELMKLYEFKKEVATCAINSRTGQQIPKMDVEQYLEAEKKRQTEVSNIRLENIKLKNKLKKKEQQLKSTEELAEGLHLIDFEQLKIENQTYNEKIEERNEELQKLKKKIKSTVEVLTHLKEKLQFMKLENKMLGEELNKVELAVVQKRDRLNNTKQGRDYLKNDNQALQRSCGLLNNKTLLYNFEVQKDESEHLLQEVENLKLRYTEFNMNSQKLQKKIAAAEYQKSLL
- the LOC106871089 gene encoding coiled-coil domain-containing protein 96 isoform X1, with the protein product MADETKDVSEGMSETDPSHDQNEENLESKQKEAGEEGHAESSTTPVAAESKPDNTEAEEMASDAANVKEIKDEDVNGTVDGAAVDGAPAEGAAEGVEGAEDDGGGGGGVVMEDGGGGGVDEKTDEQLVSEEGERKEAEAKAEASEAEEGGEQPDEPKATSQIERAEEEEAKDTEMIEDQTDEKQVKAEGEEGEAAAAVEEVSTGVAETEAAEGQPEGEKRESEKEAEEAVIGLFPTEAGEMYATKDGIPLNLEDMMDLDMYQQRLEIGETPIAYEEDLEQTHLEAYDYEQKRDMLMARYQAAINVLEELQVRNSHIQQKLAEFFKKKKADDTHIETKSNADQEERYLKLMAQIEDLQEQEIAEKDRHYQYIEDLKQKCSEKKEKVDSELMKLYEFKKEVATCAINSRTGQQIPKMDVEQYLEAEKKRQTEVSNIRLENIKLKNKLKKKEQQLKSTEELAEGLHLIDFEQLKIENQTYNEKIEERNEELQKLKKKIKSTVEVLTHLKEKLQFMKLENKMLGEELNKVELAVVQKRDRLNNTKQGRDYLKNDNQALQRSCGLLNNKTLLYNFEVQKDESEHLLQEVENLKLRYTEFNMNSQKLQKKIAAAEYQKSLL